CGCGCCGCGCCCGGTAGCGCTCGCGCTGCTCCGCGACGTGCGCGTCGTCGCCGAGCGCGACGACCATCGCGGCCTGCAGCGGCGACGGCAGCATGAGCCCGGCGTGCTTGCGCACCGTGGTGAGGCGCGCGATCAGAGCGCGGTCGCCCGCGACGAACGCGGCCCGGTAGCCGGCGAGGTTGGACTGCTTGCTCAGCGAGTAGACGGCGAGCACGCCGCTGCGGTCGTCGCCGATCACGCGCGGGTCGAGCACGCTGGGGGTCGGTGCGACATCCCACGGCGCGTCCCAGCCGAGCTCGGCGTAGCACTCGTCACCCGCGACGACCGCGCCCAGCTCGCGGGCCCGAGTCACGGCCGCCCGCAGCTCCTCCACCGACAGCACGCGGCCGTCCGGGTTGCCCGGGCTGTTCAGCCAGACCAGCCGGGTGTTCTCCGGCCACTCGGCGGGATCGTCGCTCGCCACGGCCTCCGCGCCGGCGAACGCGGCGCCGATCGCGTACGTCGGGTACGCGGCGCGGGGGTGCACGACGGCATCCCCCTCACCGAGGCCGAGGAAGAAGGGCAGGAAGGCGACGAGCTCCTTGGAGCCGATGGTCGGGAGGACGTCCTCCGGCGCGAGGCCGGGCACGCCGCGGCGACGCTCGAACCACGCGGCGATCGCCTCGCGCAGCGCCGGCGTGCCGACGGTCTGCGGGTAGGCGTGCGCGTCCGTCGCGTGCGCGAGCGCGTCGCGGATCAGCGCGGGGGTCGGGTCGACCGGCGAGCCGATCGAGAGGTCCACTATCCCGGAGGCGTCGCCGAAGGGTTCGGCTGCTCGGGCGCGCGCCGCGTACGGCGCCATCAGATCCCAGGGGTATTCGGGCAGCTCCCCGAGCGCCACGTCAGTGCGCCTGCGGAGGCAGGGCGGCGATGAGGGCGTGGTCCTTGGCGATCACGCCGACCTTGGCGGCGCCGCCGGGCGAGCCGATGTCGTCGAAGAACTCCACGTTGGCCTTGTAGTAGTCGGCCCACTCCTCGGGGAGGTCGTCCTCGTAGTAGATAGCCTCGACAGGGCACACCGGCTCGCAGGCGCCGCAGTCGACGCACTCGTCGGGGTGGATGTACAGCGAGCGCTCGCCCTCGTAGATGCAGTCGACGGGGCACTCGTCGATGCAGGCGCGGTCTTTCACATCGACGCACGGGAGGGCGATGACGTAGGTCACTGTGGTTCAGGTTCCCTTCGGACGGCGGGTGGCTGTCCCTCTAGCTTAGGCCGTTCCGGCCCGGCCCGCGGCGCGCTTCACGTCCGGCCAGGACACGACGACGGCGGCGATGAGGATCGGCCCGACCAGCCAGATCTGCCCCCGCAGGTTGTTCGGGATGAACACGGAGCCGCCCGGGCTCTGCTGGGTGAAGACCAGGATGACGGCGATCGCCCCGAGCGCCGCGCACAGTGCGGGCCGGCGGGATCCGCCCAGCAACCGGAGACCGACCAGCAGCGCGGTGAAGCAGAGCAGCGAGCCGATCAGCCCGAGCGGGATCGTGACGCCCACCCAGGTGACCGTGAGCTGGTGCGCGACCGTGCCGATCCCGCCGATCACCGCTCCCGCGACGACCAGGAGGACGGCGTTGACGATCCGGCTCAGCATGCTCGAATCCTAGCTGGACACATCGGCCGGACGTGTTCTAGAGTCGAACAGGTAAGGTTAGCCTTACCAACATCCCCCACCTCCACTCGAAGGTCCTCTGTGCTCGCGAACTATCTGATCGGCCTCCGCGAAGGCCTCGAAATGGCGCTCATCGTCACCATCCTCGTCGCGTACGTGGTCAAGGTCGGACGGAAGGACGTGCTCTCGAAACTGTGGGTCGGCGTCGGCGTCGCGCTCGTCGTCCCGCTCGGGATCGGCGCGCTGCTGACCTGGGGTCCCTACGGGCTCAGCTTCGAGGCGCAGGAGATCGTCGGCGGCACGCTGTCCCTCATCGCTGTCGGCTTCGTCACCTGGATGATCTTCTGGATGGGCAAGACCGCCCGCAGCATGAAGTCCACCCTCCAGAACCGGCTCGACTCCGTGCTCGTGGGCACCGGCTGGGGCGTCGTGATCCTGGCCATGCTCAGCGTCGGCCGCGAGGGCATCGAGACGGCGCTCTTCGTCTGGGCGACGGTCGCCAGCATCGGCGGCGGCTGGGAGCCGGTGATCGGCGCGGTCCTCGGCCTCGTCACGGCCGCGGTGCTCGGCTTCCTCCTCTACCGCGGCATGGTCAAGATCAACCTCGGCTCGTTCTTCACCTGGACCGGAGCGTTCCTCATCCTCGTCGCGGGCGGCGTGCTCGCCTACGGCATCGGCGACCTGCAGGAGGCGGGCGTCATCCCCGGCGCCGGCATCCACGCCTACGACATCAGCGGCGTCATCCCGTCGTCGAGCTGGTACGGAACCGCGCTCGCCGGCATCCTCAACTTCAACCCCTCTCCGACCTGGCCGCAGGTCATCGCCTGGGCCGGCTACATCGTCGTCGTGACGTTCTTCTACGTGCGACAGCACCGGGCGTCGCACACGCGACCGGCCGCCACGCACGCGGCTCCGTCCGCCCCGGACACCCGGACGCCCGTCCACTCCTGATCCGCGGCCCCGTCGCCGCAGCACGCCTCAACCAGAGCAGAAAGCACAGCATCGCCATGCCCCGACACCGTCAGCTCGGCACGATCGCCGGCACCCTGGCCGCCGCCGCGGCCGTCGCGCTCGCCCTCACCGGCTGCGTCCCCAACAAGGCCGTCGCCGAGGCCGAGGCCATCCAGGTCACGCTCACCGACACCGCCTGCACCGTGTCGACCGCGACGGCTCCCGCCGGCCCCGTCACCTTCCAGATCACCAACACGGGCGCCGACGTGAACGAGTTCGAGATGCTCGCCCCGGACAAGCTGCGGATCGCCGCCGAGAAGGAGAACATCGGGCCGGGCACCACGGTCAACTACGTCGTCCAGCTCTCCGAGGGAAGCTACTTCACCGCGTGCCGCAAGGGGATGGTCGGCAAACCGACCTCTGTCGCGAAGTTCACGGTGGCAAAGGGCTCCGCCGACACGAAGACCGCGAGCGAGAGCAAGCAGGTCGCGCAGGCCGTGACCAACTACGTCTCCTACGTCAAAGACCAGGCCGGGGAGCTCCTCACCGCGACCACGACATTCGCGGCGGCCTACGAGGCCGGCGACAACGCGGCGGCCCGCGCCCAGTACCCCGTCGCGCGCTCCTACTACGAGCGGATCGAGCCGACCGCCGAGCAGTTCGGCGACATCGACCCGGCCCTCGACCTCCGCGAGGCCGACCTGGAGCAGGGCCAGGAGTGGACCGGCTGGCACCGCATCGAGAAGGACTTGTGGGCGCCCGCCGGGTTCACGGCCTCCGACGCCGCCGGCCGGAAGACGCTCGGCGACCGACTCGTCGCCGACACCCAGCGGCTCTACGACCTCGTGCACGCGAAGGACTTCAGCCTGACCCTCGACCAGATCTCCAACGGCGCCAGCGGTCTGATGGAGGAGGTCTCGCGCAGCAAGATCACCGGCGAGGAGGAGATCTTCTCGCACACGGACCTCTGGGACTTCCAGGCCAACGTGGAGGGCGCGGAGGTCGCCTACGGCAACGTCCGGGCGGTGCTGCTGGAGAAGGGCGCGACGGGAACGAGCACGGCGAAGAAGCTCGACGCCGAGTTCGCCACGATCGACACGCTCCTCGCCCAGTACAAGGAGGGCGACGGGTTCGTGAGCTACACGCAGCTCACGACCGCGCAGGTCAAGGAGCTCTCCGACTCGGTCAACGCCCTGAGCGAGCCGCTCAGCCGGCTCACCTCGATCCTGGTCAAGTGACGGTGGCCGACGACACAGGCGCCGGACGCTCCGGCCTCTCTCGGCGCGGGATGCTCGGCCTCGCCGGCGCGGCGGTCGGCGCCGGCGTCGTCGGGTTCGGCGCAGGTGCAGCCGTCGGCCACGCCGTCGCCTCCTCCCCCGACAGCGCGACGTACCCGTTCTACGGCGCGAATCAGTCCGGCATCGTCACGCCCACCCAAGACCGGCTGCACTTCGCCGCGTTCGACGTCGCGGCCGGGCTCGACCGTGACGGGCTGATCGAACTGCTGCAGGACTGGACCGTCGCGGCCGCGCGGATGACGCAGGGCAAGCCGGCCGGGAAGTACGGCCCGGCCTCGGGCCCGTCGGACGCTCCCCCGGACGACACCGGCGAGGCGCTCGACCTCCCGCCCGGCGGCCTCACGCTCACGTTCGGCTTCGGCCCGACGCTGTTCACGGCCGCCGACGGCACCGACCGGTTCGGGATCGCCGGCAAGCGCCCGGCCGCGCTGGTCGACCTCCCGCACTTCCCCGGCGACGCGCTGCTCGACAGCCTCACCGGCGGCGACCTGTGCGTGCAGGCGTGCAGCGAGGACCCGCAGGTGGCCGTGCACGCCATCCGTAACCTGTCCCGCATCGCGTTCGGCCGGGCGGCCATCCGCTGGTCGCAGCTCGGCTTCGGGCGCACCTCGTCCACCTCCCGCAGCCAGACCACGGCCCGCAACCTGTTCGGCTTCAAGGACGGCACCGCGAACATCAAGGCGGAGGACTCCTCGGTCGTGGCCGATCAGGTCTGGGCGGACCGCGGCGACGGCGCGGCGTGGATGCACGGCGGCTCGTACCTGGTGGCGCGGAAGATCCGCATGGTCATCGAGACCTGGGACCGACAGCAGCTCGGCGAGCAGGAGCGCATCGTCGGGCGGGACAAGGGCGAGGGCGCGCCGCTCTCGGGCGGCACCGAGTTCAGCGAGCCGAACTTCCTCGCGCTGTCGCCGGCCGGCGGCACCAAGATCGACCCGGACTCGCACGTCCGCCTGGCGCACCCGACGATGAACGACGGAGCGCAGCTCCTGCGCCGCGGCTACAACTTCGTGGACGGCAACGACGACCTGGGCCGGCTGAACGCCGGGCTGTTCTTCATCGCGTTCCAGCGCGACCCGCGCACGCAGTTCATCCCCATCCAGACCCGGCTCGCGAAGAACGACCTGATGAACGAGTACCTCAAGCACGTCGGCTCGGCGGTCTTCGCGGTCCCCCCGGGCGCGCGGGAGGGCTCCTACGTCGGCTCGGGGCTCTTCGTCTGACCTGCGGCTACGGCGTGGCCGTGGGCGTCGGGGTGTCGACGGCCGCGCGCGACACCGAGTAGTTCGCCACCCAGCCGTTGCTGCCGGCGTCGCTGACGACGACGAGGACGCCGAAGTCGCTGTTCGAGAACGTCCCGGTGCCGCCGCCGTCCGGGCCCTGGGCGCCGAAGCCGCCGTCGAAGCCGGCGTCCGCGAGCTGTTTCGCGATGTCCTGGTACGCCTTGGCGTCCGGCACCTTGATCGTCACGTTCCAGACCTTGCCGTGGCCGCTGCCGACGCTCGCGCCGAACACCACGGCGCCCTTCGCGAGCGGGACGGCCTTCGGGAAGTCGGCCGGGACCTTGTTCCCGCCCAGATCCACGTTGCCGCCGGTGACGTTCTTCACGACGGTCTGGAAGCTGCAGCCCGCGAGCGCCGGCGCGACCCCCACGAAGAGGAGGGCCGCGACCGGGAGCGCGAGCAGGCGGGAGCGTCTCATGAGTCGATTATGCGCGCCGCGGAGCCGACGGTGACGCTTACGCGTCCTGGCGCTTGAGGCGCGACGCGGCGCGGCCGCGGGCCGTCGCGTCGAGCTCCACCTTGCGGATGCGCACGGCCTCCGGGGTGACCTCCACGCACTCGTCCTCGCGGGCGAACTCCAGGCACTCCTCCAGCGTGAGCTGGCGGGACGGCGTCATCGACTCGAAGTTGTCGGCCGTCGACTGACGCATGTTGGTCAGCTTCTTCTCCTTGGTGATGTTCACGTCCATGTCGTCGGCGCGCGAGTTCTCGCCGATGACCATGCCCTCGTAGACCTCCTCGGTGGGGTTCACGAAGAACGTCATGCGCTCCTGGAGCGCGATGATCGCGAACGGGGTGACCACGCCGGAGCGGTCGGCCACGATCGAGCCGTTGCTGCGGGTGATGATCTGCCCGGCCCACTCGTCGTAGCCGTGCGAGATCGCGTTCGCGATGCCGGTGCCGCGGCTGATGGTGAGGAACTCGGTGCGGAAGCCGATCAGGCCGCGCGAGGGGACGATGAACTCCATGCGCACCCAGCCGGTGCCGTGGTTCGACATGTTCTCCATGCGGCCCTTGCGCGCCGCGAGAAGCTGGGTGATCGCGCCGAGGTACTCCTCCGGCACATCGATGGTCAGGTGCTCAAACGGCTCGTGAGTCTTGCCGTCCACCTTCTTGGTGACCACCTGCGGCTTGCCGACGGTGAGCTCGTAGCCTTCGCGGCGCATCTGCTCGACCAGGATGGCCAGCGCCAGCTCGCCGCGGCCCTGCACCTCCCATGCGTCGGGGCGGCCGATGTCGAGCACGCGCAGCGACACGTTACCGATCAGCTCGCGGTCGAGGCGGTCCTTGACCATGCGCGCGGTGAGCTTGTGCCCCTTCACCTTGCCGACCAGCGGGGAGGTGTTGGTGCCGATCGTCATCGAGATCGCAGGGTCGTCGACGTGGATGAGCGGCAGCGGCCGGATGTCGTCCGGGTCGGCCAACGTGTCGCCGATCATGATGTCGGCGAAGCCCGCGACGGCGACGATGTCGCCGGGGCCGGCGCTCTCGGCCGGGTAGCGGTCGAGGGCCTTGGTGATCATCAGCTCGGTCACGCGCACGTTGTGCACGTCGCCGTCGTGACGGACCCAGGCAACGGTCTGGCCCTTGCGCAGCGTGCCGTTGAAGATGCGCAGCAGCGCCAGGCGGCCGAGGAAGGGCGACGCGTCGAGGTTGGTGACGTGGGCCTGGAGCGGAGCCTCCGGGTCGTAGGTCGGCGCCGGGATGTGCTCGAGGATGGCCTCGAAGAGCGGCTCGAGGTCGCCGTTGTCGGGCAGCTCCCCGTTCTCGGGCTTGTTCAGGCTCGCCGCGCCGTTGCGCCCGGAAGCGTAGACGACAGGGACGTCGAGGATCGCGTCCAGGTCGAGGTCCGGCACATCGTCGGCGAGGTCGCTCGCGAGACCGAGCAGGAGGTCCTGGCTCTCGTGAACGACCTCGTCGATGCGCGCGTCCGGACGGTCGGTCTTGTTGACCAACAGGATGACCGGGAGCTTGGCCTCCAGCGCCTTGCGCAGCACGAAGCGGGTCTGCGGCAGCGGGCCCTCGGACGCGTCCACCAGCAGGACGACGCCGTCGACCATCGACAGGCCGCGCTCGACCTCGCCGCCGAAGTCGGCGTGACCCGGGGTGTCGATCACGTTGATGGTGATCGGGCCGTTCGCGGCGTGCTTGCCCTTGTAGGAGATCGCCGTGTTCTTGGCGAGGATCGTGATGCCCTTCTCACGCTCCAGCTCGTTGGAGTCCATCGCACGCTCTTCGACATGCTCGTGGTCGCCGAACGAGTTGGTCTGCCGCAGCATGGCGTCGACCAGCGTGGTCTTGCCGTGGTCGACGTGGGCGACGATCGCGACATTGCGCAGATCGTCGCGGTGGGCGACGGCGTTCTCGGACATGCGTGAGGGCTCGACTCTCGTCAGAAGGAAGAAGGGGAACGGTCTATTCTATCCCAGCGGCCGGGCGCCTTCGTTTACGGCCGATGACCGAGCGGGATGGCCGCTCCGGGAACGGCGTCGAGCAGGGCGCGCGTGTACTCCTCACGCGGCGTGGCGAGCACCTCCGCCGCCGTCCCGTGCTCCACCAGCCGGCCCCTCCGCATCACGCAGACGTCGTCCGCGATCCGGCGCACCACGCCGAGATCGTGCGTGATGAACAGGTAGGTCAGAGCCAGGTCGTCCTGGAGCTCGGCGAGGAGGTCGAGCACCTGCGCCTGGACGAGCACGTCGAGCGCCGACACCGCTTCGTCGAGCACCACGATGTCGGGGTTCAGCGCCAGGGCCCGGGCGATGGCGACGCGCTGGCGCTGGCCACCGGAGAGCTCGTTCGGGTAGCGCGCGGCGAAAGCCGCGGGCAGCGCCACGCGGTCCAGCAGCTCGACGACGCGCCGCCGCCGGGACGCCCGGTCGCCGACGCGGTGCACGGCGAGCGGTTCCGCGATGCTGGCGCCGACGCTGCGGAGGGGGTCGAGCGACCCGTACGGGTCCTGGAACACCGGCTGCATCCGGCGGCGGAGGGCGAAGACCTCCCGCGCGGTCAGGGCGCCGGTGTCCTGACCGTTGATCGCGACCCGGCCGCTGGTCGGCTCCTCCAGTCGCAGGATCAGCTTCGCGACCGTGGACTTGCCGGAGCCCGACTCGCCGACGAGTGCGGTGGTGGTGCCCCGCGGCACCGCGAAGCTCACGCCGTCCACGGCCGTGAGGCTCGAGGACCGGAGGCCGCCGCCGCGCACCCGGTAGACCTTCGTGAGCCCGCTGACCGCGATCGCCGGGGTCGGCTCAGCGGCTGCCGCCAGACGCCGGTCCCTGGAGCGCACTGGCCTCGCGGCGACGCTCGGGGCGGCCTCCACCAGGCTGCGCGTGTACGGGTGCGCAGGGCGCAGCAGCACCTCGCGGCTCGGCCCGGCCTCCACGACCCGGCCCTGGTGCATGACCACGACCCGGTCGGCGCGCTCGGCCGCGAGCCCGAGGTCGTGCGTGATCAGCAGCACCGTGGTGCCGAGCTCCCGCGTGAGCGTGCCGAGGTGGTCCAGGATGCCGCGCTGCACCGTCACGTCGAGGGCGGAGGTGGGCTCGTCGGCGATCAGGAGCTGCGGGTCGCCGGAGAGGCCGATCCCGATCAGCGCGCGCTGGCGCATCCCGCCGGAGAACTGGTGCGGGTACTGCCGGAGCCGGCTGCCCGCGTCGGCGAGCCCGGCCCGCTCGAGCACCTCGACCGCCTTCGCGCGCACCGCGCGGCGGCCGGTGGCGACGCCGTTCGCCCGGATGGCCTCCTGCACCTGGAAGCCCACGCTCCAGACCGGGTTCATGCTCGACATCGGGTCCTGCGGCACGAAGCCGATCTCCCGGCCGCGGAAGGCCTCCCACTCCCGGCGGCCGAGCGTCGTGAGCTCCACGCCGTCGAGTACGATCGATCCGCCGAGGATCCGGCCGGCGCCGGGCAGGAGCCCGATGATCGCCTGCGCGGTCGTGGACTTGCCCGAGCCGGACTCCCCCACGATCGCGACCGTCTCCCCGCGATGGACGGTGAGGTCGACGCCGTCGACCGCGGTGACGACGCCGCCGCGCGACGGGAACCCCACGCGGAGGCCCGACACGACCAGGAGCGGGCTCCCGTCGGCCTGCTTCGATGCTTCGCTCACCGGCGTGCCCTCGCCTTCGGGTCGAACGCGTCCCTGACCACCTCGCCGAGCATGACGAAGCTCAGGACGGTGACGGAGAGCGCCAGGGACGGATAGACGAGCGTCTGCGGCGCCGTCCGGAGGTCGTTCTGCGCCTGGCTGATGTCGTTGCCCCACGACATCACGTCGCTCGGCAACCCGACCCCGAGGAACGAGAGTGTCGCCTCCGCGACGATCGAGCCCGCGAGCGACAGCGTGGTCACGACGATGACCGGCGCGAGCGAGTTGGGCAGCACATGGCGCAGCAGGATGCGGAACCGCGAGAGCCCGATCGCCGTCGCGGCCAGCACGTGGTCGGCCGTCCTGACGCGCAGCACCTCCGCCCGGAGCACGCGCGCGGTCGCGGGCCACGCGAAGACCCCGATGGCGAGCGAGATGACCCAGACGTTCGCGAACTTCGCGAACACCGACATGATCAGGACGGCCGCCAGGATGTACGGGACCGAGAAGAAGATGTCGCCGACGCGCGACAGCACGGTGTCGATCCCGCCTCCGTAGAAGCCGGCCAGCGCACCGAACACGACGCCGAGGATCGCCATCAGCGCGGTCGAGAGCACACCCACCGAGAGCGACGTCCCCGTGCCGTGCACGATACGCGCATAGATGTCGCAACCCTGCTTGGTGAACCCGAGCGGGTGGCCGGGCGTCGGGCCGCCGTTGCTGTTGCCCAGCAGGCAGTCGTTGTTCGGCGCGGCCTGCGCGAAGAGGCCGGGGAACAGGGCCACGGCCGAGATCAGCGCGATGAGGACGACGGAGCACCAGAACATCGGGCGGCGGCGCAGGTCGTCCCAGGCGTCTGACCAGAGGGTTGCGGCCCGGGTGGCGGCCCGGGCCGACGGCGCGTCACGCATGGCGGATCCTCGGGTCGAGCACGGCGTAGAGGAGGTCGACGAGCAGGGTGACGACGAGGTAGAGCAGCACCATGACCGTGACGAAGGAGACCACCGTCGGCCCCTCGCCGCGGATGATCGCCTGGTAGAGCGTGCGCCCGACGCCGGGGACGTTGAAGATGCCCTCCGTCACCGTCGCCCCGACGAGCATCACGCCGAAGTCCGCCGCGAGGAACGTGACCACCGGGATGAGCGAATTGCGCAGCACGTGCGCCGGCACGATCCGGCGGCGTGGCAGCCCCTTGGCCGCCGCGACCCGGACGAAGTCCATCCCGTTCGTGTCGATGACGGACGAGCGGGTGAGCCGCACGATCTGCGCGAAGCTGATCGCCGCCAACGCCACCGCCGGGAGGACGAGGTCCTGGAGCGGCGCCCCCGGGCCGGCGGTCGGCCGCACCCAGCCGAGCCAGATCCCGAACACGTACTGGAGGACGAACGCGACAACGAAGATGGGAGCAGAGATGAGCAGCAGGCTCACGACGAGCGCGCCCGCGTCGAAGAGCCGGCCCTTCTGCAGCCCGCTCACGAGCCCGACCGCGATGCCGAGCACCATCTCGATCGCGAGCGCGAGCAGCGCGAGCCGCAGCGTGACCGGGAAGGTGCGCGCCAGGATCTCGCTCACGGGCTCGCCGGAGAACGACGTGCCGAAGTCCCCGCGCAGGATACCGCCGAGATAGTTGACGTACTGGACGAGGAAGGGCTGGTCGAGGAGGTAGCGGCTGCGCAGCTCCGCGAGCACCGCCGGGCTCGGCGTCCGGTCGCCGAACAGGGCGACGATGGGGTCCCCCGGCATGGCGAACACCATGAAGTAGATCAGCAGCGTCGTGCCCAGCAGGACGGGGACGGCCTGCAGGACCCGGAAGCCCAGGAAGCGGAGCATCGGCTAGGACGCGGAGCGCTTGGTGATCTGCTCGTAGAGCGGCACCGAGTTCCACCCGAACGTGACGTGATCGACCGCCGCGCTGTAGCCCCCTGTGACGTTCTGGTTCCAGAGCGGGATGGCCGGCAGGTCCCGCAGCAGGAGCTCCTGCGCGGCGCGGAAGTCCGCGTTCGCCGCCTCCACCTCCGGCTCGGCGAGCCCCTTCGCGAGGAGGGCGTCGAACTCCGGGTTCGCGTAACCGGAGTCGTTGGACAGCGCGCCCGTCCCGTACACCGGCCGGAGGAAGGTGAGCAGCCCCGGGTAGTCGCCCTGCCAGCCCGCGCGGAACGCGGACTCGATCGTGTGATCGGTGATCGCGGTGCGGAGCAGGGCGAACGTCGGCGAGGCCTCCCCCTTCGCGTCGATCCCGAGGGTGTTCTTGAGGTTGTTCGCGACCGCGTCGACCCAGCCCTGGTGGCCGCCGTCGGCGTTGTAGGCGATGGTGAACGTCCCCGTCCACGGCGAGAGCTTGTCCGCGTCGGCCCAGAGCTGCTTGGCCTTCTTCGCGTCGTGGTCGAGCACACCGGAGCCATCGAGGCGGCCGGACCAGCCCGGGATCACCGGCGACGTGAAGTCTTTGGCGGGGGTTCGCGTACCGTCGAAGATGACCGTGGTGATCTGCGGCCGGTCGATCGCCAGCGAGAGGGCCTTGCGGCGCAGTCTGCCCTCCTCGCCAGCGAAGTGCGCGATCCGCTCCGGGATCGCGATGTTCTGGAAGACGGCGGCGGGCTGATTGACCGCTCGGTCGCCGAGGTCCTTCTCGAAGGTGGACATCGCGGCGTCCGGGATCGCGTCGAGCACGTCGAGAGTCCCCGACCTCAGATCGGCGTACGCGGAGTCCAGCGAGGCGTAGAACACGAAGCGGAGTCCGCCGTTCTTCGCCTTCCGCGGCCCGGTGTAGCCAGGGTTCGGGACGAGGTCGATGCTCTCGTCATGCTTCCAGGCCTTCGCACTCGCGAGCGTGTAGGGACCGTTCCCGACCGGGTACGCGCCGAAGGCCGCCATGTCGTCGAAGGCGACGCTCGGCAGCGGGTAGAACGCGGAGAAGCCGAGCCGGAGCGGGAAGTCGGACACGGGGGTCTTCAGGTCGACCGTGAACTCCGTGTCGCTGACGACGGTGAGGCCGGTGAGCTCGCTGTCCGTCTCGGCGGAGAAGCCCTCGATGTCCTCGAAGAACGAGTTCAGGAGCTGCGCGTTGCTCTTCTTGGCGCCGAAGTTCCACGCGTCCACGAAGGAGCGGGAGGTGACCTTCTCGCCGTTGCTGAAGGCGCGGTCACCGTTGATCGTGATGGTGAAGTGCTGCGAGTCGCTCGTCTCGATCGACCGGGCGACGTCGTTGACCGGCTTGCCGTCGGCCTGGTAGGCCAGCAGCCCGGAGAACACGGCGTCGATGATCTTGCCACCGCCGGCCTCGTTCGTGTTGGTCGGGATGAGCGGATTCTGCGGCTCGCTGCCGTTCGCGGTGACGATGGCGGTCGAGTCCGCCGTGGATGCGGTGTCGGGGCTGGTGCACGCGGTGAGCACGAGCGCGCCGGCCGCAGCAAGGGCGGCCGCGGATCGGCCGAGAAGTCTGATGGACACGAATTCCTCCTGAGCGGGGTCGACTTCAGACCTTAGAGTTCCACGGCTGGTGTTGCAAGTGCTTCGGGTTAGATTGAAATTTCTGATTCAACCCGTTACGATCGTTGGCGTGCGAACCACACTTCCCTTCCTCAGATCCGCGACGTTCAGTGCAATGGCGCTCGCGGCCCTGTCGGTGGGGTTCCCAGGCGCCTCTGGCGTCGCATCCCCCGAACGGGCCGAACGGACCTCTGTCAGCGAGAGGCAGACCGTGGGATGCGGCGCCG
This genomic stretch from Leifsonia sp. EB41 harbors:
- a CDS encoding dipeptide ABC transporter ATP-binding protein; the encoded protein is MSEASKQADGSPLLVVSGLRVGFPSRGGVVTAVDGVDLTVHRGETVAIVGESGSGKSTTAQAIIGLLPGAGRILGGSIVLDGVELTTLGRREWEAFRGREIGFVPQDPMSSMNPVWSVGFQVQEAIRANGVATGRRAVRAKAVEVLERAGLADAGSRLRQYPHQFSGGMRQRALIGIGLSGDPQLLIADEPTSALDVTVQRGILDHLGTLTRELGTTVLLITHDLGLAAERADRVVVMHQGRVVEAGPSREVLLRPAHPYTRSLVEAAPSVAARPVRSRDRRLAAAAEPTPAIAVSGLTKVYRVRGGGLRSSSLTAVDGVSFAVPRGTTTALVGESGSGKSTVAKLILRLEEPTSGRVAINGQDTGALTAREVFALRRRMQPVFQDPYGSLDPLRSVGASIAEPLAVHRVGDRASRRRRVVELLDRVALPAAFAARYPNELSGGQRQRVAIARALALNPDIVVLDEAVSALDVLVQAQVLDLLAELQDDLALTYLFITHDLGVVRRIADDVCVMRRGRLVEHGTAAEVLATPREEYTRALLDAVPGAAIPLGHRP
- a CDS encoding ABC transporter permease gives rise to the protein MRDAPSARAATRAATLWSDAWDDLRRRPMFWCSVVLIALISAVALFPGLFAQAAPNNDCLLGNSNGGPTPGHPLGFTKQGCDIYARIVHGTGTSLSVGVLSTALMAILGVVFGALAGFYGGGIDTVLSRVGDIFFSVPYILAAVLIMSVFAKFANVWVISLAIGVFAWPATARVLRAEVLRVRTADHVLAATAIGLSRFRILLRHVLPNSLAPVIVVTTLSLAGSIVAEATLSFLGVGLPSDVMSWGNDISQAQNDLRTAPQTLVYPSLALSVTVLSFVMLGEVVRDAFDPKARARR
- a CDS encoding ABC transporter permease, which translates into the protein MLRFLGFRVLQAVPVLLGTTLLIYFMVFAMPGDPIVALFGDRTPSPAVLAELRSRYLLDQPFLVQYVNYLGGILRGDFGTSFSGEPVSEILARTFPVTLRLALLALAIEMVLGIAVGLVSGLQKGRLFDAGALVVSLLLISAPIFVVAFVLQYVFGIWLGWVRPTAGPGAPLQDLVLPAVALAAISFAQIVRLTRSSVIDTNGMDFVRVAAAKGLPRRRIVPAHVLRNSLIPVVTFLAADFGVMLVGATVTEGIFNVPGVGRTLYQAIIRGEGPTVVSFVTVMVLLYLVVTLLVDLLYAVLDPRIRHA
- a CDS encoding ABC transporter substrate-binding protein gives rise to the protein MSIRLLGRSAAALAAAGALVLTACTSPDTASTADSTAIVTANGSEPQNPLIPTNTNEAGGGKIIDAVFSGLLAYQADGKPVNDVARSIETSDSQHFTITINGDRAFSNGEKVTSRSFVDAWNFGAKKSNAQLLNSFFEDIEGFSAETDSELTGLTVVSDTEFTVDLKTPVSDFPLRLGFSAFYPLPSVAFDDMAAFGAYPVGNGPYTLASAKAWKHDESIDLVPNPGYTGPRKAKNGGLRFVFYASLDSAYADLRSGTLDVLDAIPDAAMSTFEKDLGDRAVNQPAAVFQNIAIPERIAHFAGEEGRLRRKALSLAIDRPQITTVIFDGTRTPAKDFTSPVIPGWSGRLDGSGVLDHDAKKAKQLWADADKLSPWTGTFTIAYNADGGHQGWVDAVANNLKNTLGIDAKGEASPTFALLRTAITDHTIESAFRAGWQGDYPGLLTFLRPVYGTGALSNDSGYANPEFDALLAKGLAEPEVEAANADFRAAQELLLRDLPAIPLWNQNVTGGYSAAVDHVTFGWNSVPLYEQITKRSAS